In Lepus europaeus isolate LE1 chromosome 23, mLepTim1.pri, whole genome shotgun sequence, a single genomic region encodes these proteins:
- the LOC133752347 gene encoding disintegrin and metalloproteinase domain-containing protein 1a-like yields the protein MLATASARVSSSSLYSLWQPHMVLNEATRAPQSWVPQMNGLRLGLVPGLPRVRLGTMLLWGMIFLPSIYMELVHYASYEKVIPESLTVEGSEKPGEKASYILFTQGQKQLVHLHVKRDYFVNDFPVYSYHNGVLGQEMLFISRNCYYEGYIDGVPGSFVSVNTCSGLRGILVKGETSYSIEPILPSKRFEHALYTMAHGAHVSCSVTSKGGQGMSTSRQQGSRKLHNPQALSYLWSHTKYVEMFVVVDNQRFQMWGRNVSETVQRVMDIIALVNSFTRGINTEVVLAGMEIWTEGDLTEVAADLQVTLRNFNSWRREKLVHRVRHDVAHMIVGRHPGENTGQAFLNGACSSGFAAAVESFHHEDVLLFAALMAHELGHNLGIQHDHSACTCKNQPFCLMGENITKESSFSNCSSDDFYRFLREHRGACLFNKPWHRSRMRRVSRCGNGVVETPEQCDCGSDCALDPCCDSTCRLKDNAQCGYGLCCFRCKYRRKGFLCRSIQGNCDLPEYCSGRSANCPPDAYKQDGTPCDRIYRCLGGQCMNPDKQCSNIYGIPARSAPEECYVSMNSKGDRFGNCGSLTALQSAYVPCADENIFCGKLICTEVKLLPQILPQHTVIQVAYEDDWCWSIDSNSGSSDYGDVQSNTYCALNKVCRDHSCIVYQAPNSDCQADEMCYGKGVCNNFRHCHCDSGYAPPDCRNPGTGGSVDSGPPGKPYNRNISSSTNSSRIVRKKKPNNLNVLFFVVPIFLIIVLCVLIILSYLWTEVKSVVVSIADSKEESEETSEELPSEESVEAPPPEQPAQQQAPEQQEAPQAREAPPPEAARPAEAPPPPEQAPPPQQAPPPEAPKPAEAPPPPEAAPPPQAPPPPEAAPPPQAPPPPEAAPPPQAPPPPEAAPPPQAPPPPEAPPPPEAAPPPEAPPPPEAPPPPEAPPPPEAPPPPQ from the coding sequence ATGCTGGCGACAGCCTCAGCCAGAgtatcctcctcctccctgtatTCCCTCTGGCAACCCCACATGGTTTTGAATGAGGCTACAAGAGCGCCTCAATCTTGGGTTCCCCAGATGAATGGTCTGAGGCTGGGACTAgtgccaggtcttccacgtgtcAGACTGGGGACCATGTTGCTCTGGGGGATGATTTTTCTCCCAAGCATATACATGGAATTGGTACATTATGCTTCTTACGAAAAGGTCATCCCTGAGAGTCTGACAGTTGAGGGAAGTGAAAAACCTGGAGAAAAGGCATCCTACATACTATTCACGCAAGGCCAGAAGCAGCTGGTTCACCTACATGTGAAGAGAGACTATTTTGTGAATGATTTTCCAGTCTACAGCTATCACAACGGGGTGCTAGGGCAAGAAATGCTTTTCATCTCACGCAACTGCTACTATGAAGGCTACATAGATGGGGTGCCAGGTTCTTTTGTTTCTGTCAACACCTGCTCGGGCCTCAGGGGCATTCTGGTTAAGGGGGAAACATCCTATAGCATTGAGCCCATTCTCCCTTCCAAACGATTTGAACATGCGTTGTACACGATGGCACACGGAGCTCACGTCTCCTGTAGTGTCACTTCCAAAGGCGGCCAAGGGATGTCCACCAGCCGGCAACAGGGAAGCAGGAAGCTTCACAACCCACAGGCGCTGTCCTACTTGTGGTCACACACCAAGTATGTGGAGATGTTTGTAGTGGTCGACAACCAGCGGTTCCAGATGTGGGGCCGTAACGTCAGTGAGACGGTTCAGAGGGTCATGGACATCATTGCTCTGGTCAACAGCTTCACGAGGGGaataaacacagaggtggtaCTGGCTGGaatggagatctggactgaggGGGACCTGACAGAGGTTGCAGCGGACTTACAAGTGACACTCAGGAACTTCAACAGCTGGAGACGAGAGAAGCTCGTCCACCGCGTGAGGCATGATGTTGCTCACATGATTGTCGGCCGTCATCCTGGAGAGAACACGGGCCAGGCATTTCTCAACGGCGCCTGCTCGAGCGGTTTTGCGGCAGCTGTGGAGTCCTTCCATCACGAAGATGTCCTCCTGTTTGCAGCGCTCATGGCCCATGAGCTCGGGCACAACCTGGGTATTCAGCATGACCACTCGGCCTGCACTTGTAAAAATCAGCCCTTCTGTCTCATGGGTGAGAATATCACTAAAGAGAGTAGCTTCAGTAACTGCAGTTCTGACGACTTCTATCGCTTCCTTCGTGAACACCGAGGAGCCTGCCTATTTAACAAGCCATGGCACAGAAGCCGCATGCGCAGGGTTTCCCGCTGTGGAAATGGTGTGGTAGAGACACCAGAGCAGTGTGACTGTGGCTCTGACTGTGCACTTGACCCATGCTGTGATTCAACGTGTAGACTCAAAGACAATGCACAGTGTGGTTATGGACTCTGCTGCTTCCGCTGCAAGTACAGAAGAAAGGGGTTTTTATGTCGCTCTATCCAGGGTAATTGTGACCTCCCGGAGTATTGTAGTGGTAGGTCTGCCAACTGCCCTCCAGACGCCTACAAGCAAGATGGCACACCGTGTGACAGAATTTACCGCTGCCTTGGAGGGCAGTGTATGAATCCTGATAAGCAATGCTCGAATATATACGGAATACCTGCAAGATCTGCCCCAGAAGAATGTTACGTTTCAATGAACAGCAAAGGGGACAGGTTTGGAAACTGTGGCAGTCTAACTGCACTTCAATCAGCATATGTTCCATGTGcagatgaaaatatattttgtggGAAACTTATATGTACCGAAGTTAAGCTCTTACCACAAATACTACCCCAGCACACAGTGATCCAAGTTGCTTATGAAGATGACTGGTGCTGGAGCATTGATAGCAATAGCGGTAGCTCTGATTATGGAGATGTGCAGAGCAACACTTACTGTGCCCTAAATAAAGTCTGCAGGGATCACTCCTGCATTGTTTACCAGGCACCCAACTCTGACTGCCAAGCAGATGAAATGTGTTATGGGAAAGGAGTTTGCAACAATTTCAGGCACTGCCATTGTGACAGTGGCTATGCCCCTCCTGACTGCAGAAATCCAGGAACTGGAGGTAGTGTGGACAGTGGACCCCCTGGCAAGCCATATAATAGAAATATAAGTTCAAGTACAAATAGCAGTCGTATCgtaagaaagaaaaaacctaATAACCTGAATGTGTTATTTTTTGTAGTCCCTATATTTCTTATAATAGTATTGTGTGTTTTAATTATACTTTCCTACCTCTGGACTGAAGTCAAGTCAGTAGTTGTATCAATAGCGGACTCAAAAGAGGAATCAGAGGAGACCTCAGAAGAGCTCCCCTCAGAGGAGTCAGTGGAGGCCCCACCACCAGAGCAACCTGCTCAACAACAGGCCCCGGAACAGCAAGAGGCCCCCCAAGCGAGGGAGGCCCCACCACCAGAGGCAGCCAGACCCGCAGAGGCGCCCCCACCTCCAGAGCAGGCCCCACCACCACAGCAGGCCCCACCACCAGAGGCACCCAAACCCGCAGAGGCACCCCCACCTCCAGAGGCGGCCCCACCACCACAGGCACCCCCACCTCCAGAGGCGGCCCCACCACCACAGGCGCCCCCACCTCCAGAGGCGGCCCCACCACCACAGGCGCCCCCACCTCCAGAGGCGGCCCCACCGCCACAGGCACCCCCACCGCCAGAGGCGCCCCCACCTCCAGAGGCGGCCCCACCGCCAGAGGCGCCCCCACCTCCAGAGGCACCCCCACCGCCAGAGGCGCCCCCACCTCCAGAGGCGCCCCCACCACCACAGTAG